A window of Glycine soja cultivar W05 chromosome 2, ASM419377v2, whole genome shotgun sequence genomic DNA:
ATTTTATGGACTTGAAaccaaactaaaaaaataaggctCTTACATATAAGTATTATAAAACATAAActtatattacataaaaaaagcagagcacataattttattaaaaattatatattttattatattgagcGACAACATagtattaacaaatttaaaaaagatatatcacattttttattaagtGTAGTCCTATATGCTATAGTCTATTATTGGCAAAATATTGGCATAACATACATGTATTTGTGTTCTTTATTAATATACTGAGTTTTAGCTTTAACTGGTATTTTAGATTGTATTACactaacataaatattttttatatgttataattataattataattataattcataataattaaatatttttaaaatttaaaattatactattattaatgtgcataataaataaatatttaaaagacataaattatatttataagtatgataataatttaaattgtgacataatgttattttaaattaaaacaaatagaaaattaagtaTGCATGCTCAACAATgctttctctttggctctcTGAAGGAGCAGAAGGAGCATAGGTAAGCCAGGGTTTGCTCCTGCTGGAGCTTTGCGTTCTCTACATTAATAATTGCTTGCTCAATTTGAAAGAGCGTTAAAGTGGTAACTGGTGGATCCATATCTCCCCTTGCTTTGCCAAATAGAGAAAGcaacttctatttatagacgtGGGAAGCTCTAAgcgaaaaaaaaagagtctttCGTTTTTCGCGGGTATCGCCACGTGGCTTAATCCCAAAAACTCTTTCAAaaatagaacacaataatatagCGCACATCAGAGAAGAGAGTATCCCCTTTATAACATAATAAGAGAGGCCCCCTACGTCATTTCTTCATAGATGGAGCAATCTTCACTCGACAACTCGAAAGCGGATCACTACAAACCCACGTGATCCGTATTTGCTTACGTACAACGTGTGCTTCGTCGTACACTTCCTAGTCCTATTTCAAAAGGAACAGAGAACTTACATATACATATAACAATGAATGGCATGCGTGgggcacacacacacagatatatatatatatatatatatatatatatatatatatatatatatatatatatatatccttacaCACATTATGGTAAGTAGAGAtgctcaattttttaaaaatatttatgcaaaactaattttatataactagttaAATAAAAGTAGGTATAGAACTATTATAACCAATttatagttaattttaaataatttatttttattcgtcCATAATtagttatgtaatttttttttagatattaacttgttatataatagattatataactaatttattcgtaactagttatatatttatatttcaaaaataataactatttatatccaattatattcatattttaaaaattagttatgattGCAATTATAATACCCACATGtaatctaattatttattaagcaTGATTATAGttatataaatattcaaatcatgAGTACCCTTGATCTTCAGCATTGCACAAAAAGTTCATACAAAGATTATACAGTAAACATGTCCCTGCATTAAGGCTAGCCCGATAAATTTGTGAGGCACAATCCAGGGAAGCTGATCCACTCTGATTGATAGTGAGTAATTAAATCGTCTCACCCTACATTTCAACCACATCCATGTTTTAATCCTTATAGAAAACTTGAATGTTGAAGATTAATTAGAACAAGTGTGTATGATCTATACGaaacaattttcttatttttcttagcGAGTTCTCCTTTTCATATAATTCTTTGTAAAGAAATTGTTAGTACACTTCATTTTCATATTCTCACCTAAATGAGTTATCATAACAACTTTTGCTCGTGCAAGAAAGCTTAAAGGGACTTAATGTTACAAAAATACTTGATATTTAACCCgtgtgtaaaaagttatcaacATTGTTGTctcaaaagataagaaaataatacttgtaactttATTGATATAATGGAGCAATCCTTCTTTAGGTGAAGGGACTAAACATCATTATTGGATTTAAGAATAAACCaagttagaaaacaaaatataagaatGTTATCTTGATTTATAAACATAATTCAACCCTACTTCTTATGTTTATTTAAGTTGGTATTAAAGCTTAATCTTTGGGGCTTAAGCATCTAACAATGCAAGGGTTAAACAATCTTTGTGACGTTATGAAAAAGGAAGGATAAACCATCAACAGATCTCTTGTTAATGAAGAAgactattattaattattagaaaCAAAGGATGATCAACTGATCATATTCTTCATAGCTTGTTACATGGATAGTGGGATGTTGTACAAAAAGACAACTTCATTCAATTCCttgaaaataaagcaaaaattcCCCGAGCAACTTTGAGAGTAAGTTGCAAATTGTGAGAACTATAATGATAATGGTAAGATTTAGAGACTGACatgataataatttttggattatccttttttttttttattattattattattattataatattggaCATTTCATTGTCATTTTGGTCGGTATTTACTATTTATTATGCATCCACGTGTCACAGGACACACGAATAATAAAGTAACAAATAATGCAATACATCACTATTTCGCTAAAAATGTGTTAAGGTCTTCCTAGCCAACTGTAGGGCCTAACTTTCTTAgcaaaatttaaacttgaaaattttatttgtcaattatttaaGTTTAGGAACTACTATAACAGTGTCATTGAGAGACtagaaattatttgttaatcaaGCACACGTATAATTAACAACCCCCtcccctcaaaaaaataaaatttgagccCACGTAAATTTAATGATAGTTATTTCAATCATAGGATGAAGAAGCGCACTGAGTGGTCCACCGACGGACCTATAATTTTACATGCTAAAGGAGGCAACTGCATATTTCGAAggtagtttatttattttaaaataaaataaaattgcaaataaatctctgaaaatatatgataaataattatggTAAAATTGctatctttgttttcttcttgagTCCGAGATCCGTGATTTCATCATGGGATATGCTAGGTGCACTCAacaatattgctggtgcacccaacaatttatTGAAAGGTCAATTTTGCCCttcatttaaaaacataaaaagcttTTTCCCTCTTTTGGAAGCATTCTGTCTTCTCTTCCGCGAAAAAGCTTCCTTCCTCTTCTCTCTTCCGCAAAAGCAAGCTTCCTTGGTGGTCTTCTTCTCCGCGAGGCTTCTCCGCCTTCATCTTCTCCGCGAGGCTTCTCTCTTCCATTTGCATTCGAGGTAGGTGGCCTTCTTCTTAGCTTTGCTTTTGTTATGCACTGTATGTGTAGCATTTAGGGTAGGTTagttgaaccttagggtagatgaaccttagggtagaggAAACCGGAAAAAATGGCGGAAGGTTGGTGACGGTGAGCCTTCCAGAAGACCCGttaggggttcttccggaagtttcgGAAGAAGATCTTCCGGAAGATTTCCGTAAGAAGGGTTCTTTCGGAAGTAATGAAACGACTTCCGGAAGAACAGGTCTTCCGGAAAGCTCTCGGAACACCTCTTCTGGATGACCTTTCAGTGGTTCCAGAAGCACTTTCCGGAAGaccccttcttccggaagttttttttttttacaaaaatattgtttttgttaattgtttaagtttattttttatatcattttagttgagtattttactaattatttaatttgaaattacttatgtattattttataaatgaagtagtttatttgtataaataaaattgtgtatgtttggaaatatttttttcccattattgttttatttgtatatataattttagttgtgtatgtttactaattatatattttgaaagtagttgttttttttttgtctataaataaatctttttattttattataaataaagttgtttatttgattatagatgaagtatttttttttataaatgaagttgtttaattttttttaaaattaagttgtggatgtttagtaatgaattatttttatattagttgtgtttttttattttttataaatgaagttttttattttttttttaaaaattaacttgtggatgtttattaaataatttagttgtgttttttttagaaatgaagtttcttatttttttttttaaattaagttgtggatgtttactaattaattttttttacattagttgtgtttatttttataaatgaagttgtttaattttttttttaaattatgctgtgtgtgtttttaaataatttgatttaaattagttttatttgtttataaataaacttgttttatttttataaagaaagttgtgtatattttgaccgaaaaaaatacgtgttcgacatgatttgcagatcatggctAGAACACGAGGTATAGGTCGTGCCATAGGTAGACTTATAGGCAGAGATAAACCTGATGACTAGGATGCAACTgatgttcccgagaggcgtaggcctactgcctcagcccgtaggcAACGGGTTCATCAGATGATTGCGGATGCACGTGACATGACTGACGATGTCCCTGATGTGGCTGcggaggcacctgagatgcgtgcGGACGTAGAGTGTGCTGATCGTGCTGAGGGGTCAGATGCTGATGATGCTGCtgagggattccctggtgggCCACGTGACCCGTCAGTGCTGACATCATTTGCGGACCACGTTGCACATGCTGTttggagtggacaggtattttaatttgttaatttttttatcattgttgatttatttgtttgtcattaattttttttaataattgtataatttgtacttcaaatcaggaacgtcctgatttgaagttagtgtcacatgggaggaaggtgacactgattgggaggccagtgcttgagattgaaggcctggtgggtgccacaggattaagtccactgatcGATTGTTCAGTTACTATTGGCGATCCTGGACTGATATCCGCATTCGTGGAGAGGTGGCACGgtgagactagcaccttccaccttccggtaggagagctgacgatcacattggatgatgtgtcgtcaCTTCTTCATTTGCCCATCTCTGGcgccttgcacagtttccaTGCTCTTTCTATGGAGGAGGCCAGATTTTTGCTGATAGAGTTGTTGGAGGTGTCTGCCGAGGAGGCCAGAGCGGAGACATCACTCACACGTGGGGCATATGTACGACTAAAATGGGTTCGAGACATTTATGAGACAAGATGTCAGGCCCGGCAATGGATTGTCGCAGCTCGCGCTTATCTGCTGCACCTagtcggttgcactctttttgctaataagagtgcaacatacgtgcatgtggtTCACCTTGACGCTTTTCGGGACCTCGCTCAGAGTGGTGGTTATGCTTGGGGAGTTGCCGCActggttcatatgtatgaccagttagatgaggcttgtaggacccccacccgacagcttgcggggtacttgacgctacttcaggtaaattttgtgttttttaatatgttacgttcgattatgatttaaacatgtttttatgttatgttaacctcaattattgtgtagtgctggatctatgagcacttccctagtgtgcaccagtgcgtgactgacgatacataccaggagacgtccccacgtgcttctcggtggttgacgtcgaaggcgcacatgaagggaatcacaggagcaccctacagggcacgttgtgatggtTTGACTGTCACAGATGTGTCCTAGTTGCCGTACACGGATCATTGAGGGGGTTAGGGCGTTTAAGGAGATTTCATATTTCTAGGGTCAGCTCAGATGGGGTCCTATGGTCGTCACAGTTTgaccggagagggtggtacgccagttcggttacatctagagcatccctccgccgcctgttagtgcacgattgtcacacgatcagatagatgacaggtggatgcaGTTTGCGGATCACTTACTACCTGTGGGTCAGCTTTGTctagtgcctgggcaggtatctgcggattacatggagtggtttttccgcatatctcaTCCATTCATGACACCGACCCAAGCAGCTGACCAGCAGAGGGATGCACCAGCTGCAGACCCTGAGGACTACATACAGAcgcccagcccccaggttccagtggcatttgacccccctccatatgtggtaagattatttgcgcgtttaatattttatgagttattatttattttaaattttataataaatgctTTTAATGACTTTGACAGGATGATTACAAGggatatgaggcgattgcacagaggttggagcgtgtgctcaaccttaggatagtcactgcaggcacagaattatatgacattatgcagGACTACCCGACGATCGCGAGAGGGGGACCCAGTGCTGATGTGACTgtcagggctcgtcagagaCACCGCACAGACTTttgatcattgtatttattttttgtgttgtagttgacatgaatatttgtaattattacagttttttgtttaatatagttgacgtgttttgcacagtttattattttatgatatagtttattattccgattgtggtccttaagcgaagtttacgagtgttttaaatttatttttttaaaaaataaacctaaaatcatgagttttgtttgtaagaattacataaaaaataaatgtttttaaaattattcataattcataattatgtattaaaaaaaattacatgacaaTGAAATCGCCATATAAGATACCACAAAgatgactttaaaaaaaattcatgttcaagtacccatgtttggtatttttttgcgtgggtgtgccattaccgtgagacaatggagggtggCCATTTGTTATGCttgaacgtcaaagaacccaaaaaaaatagtctcgttCCCCGGTTGTgtcaaataacacctaaaaacaaagcctgaaaatccaaaaaaataggaaatcgaccctttttcatgttcaagtacccatgttcgggatttttttgcgtgggtgtgccattgccgtgagacaatggagggtggccatttctcatgtttggacatcaaaaaacccaaaaaaaatagtcccgttccccggttgcgtcaaataacacctaaaaaaaagcccgaaaattcaaaaaaataggaaatcgaccctttttcatgttcaagtacccatgttcgggatttttttgcgtgggtgtgccattGCCGTGAGACAATGGAGAGCGGCCATTTCttatgtttggacgtcaaaaaacccaaaaaaaatagtcccgtttcCCTGTTGCgtcaaataacacctaaaaaaaagcccgaaaatccaaaaaaataggaaatcgaccctttttcatgttcaagtacccatgttcggaatttttttgcgtgggtgtgtcattgccgtgagacaatggagggcagccatttctcatgtttggacatcaaagaacccaaaaaaaatagtcccattccccggttccgtcaaataacacgtcaaaacaaagcctgaaaatccaaaaaaataggaaatcaacccttttaacaattaattttttggaccactgaaacaacacattcaactttattatgggaATTAAACACGCCATAAACAGATAAAGGTTACATcaacgaaaaaacaaaaaattaaacatcacaTTCACTTGTTTAGCGACGTCCCAGTGACCTCGTCTTCGATTTTCacaacatatttagtaaagacagctaaaatttctattggtccatattttttccagtagttagattgtactaacaTCTTTAGCAGTTCTTCGTTGGTGATCAtctcatttatttcatattttataaccgtatctgaatactcaaagcgagctggttggcggaaaaacaatcgtcttaccgtttgtgattcatgaattccaagagggggaatccctttaggtgcaacttgcttgattaaattcttcagttcatcgatgatacatgttgaaggaatttgaaatttcttaggattttttcctgtgaacgcgcatccaacaaatttgttctgtggtggcatgttccatttcccgttgtaatacaggatcgcgtcatgagtacgaggcatagtgcgttcaagtaagtttattattccatctggtgttcttccaatggtgcataataactcaatcggaccaacacaagaaaattgatcattgcacattaacattgtgttgacatcgtcatcatttatcaatttgatacactcaaagcgaatttggttacctgtatcggtgaatggcttccggtagtgaatttcatccaaaaattgtttgtcgggTAGCtaaagggtattgtgtattctggttattaggcttgcaaaatcacacctatttggtactcgaatgggcaccggagttgaagtttggaagtaaaccccagtatcattgtgaataatcgatccatttggataaatgaaagccaaccttgagttgacaatcgtctgactgctagtttctcctaaaaatgccatagtttgtgtatcagttgggagactatttgaaagcaagataatgtgtgatttagtagcctagtataccatatatatagatggttgtgaccgagccattgtttaactttgtttacaaaaaaatagacacgcgtaaatgtgtagtcaagtcagccaatgtgttgtcggCAATGTGTACTtaagtcagccaatgtgttgtcgcgctcaaactgtaatacgcatgcatgtcattatgtgttgtcaattatcaTAATGATGTTTGCGGCacgcgtaaatgatttttgttggaccaacaatttccttgcttaaccaaacgagtacttgataatattaattggttagtaacgggttacaacaaattatatcgcataatgaatacaattacataaacaatgcatgtttagtcttcatttaggtctacatagtgtgttttgaatgacatcaagcttgtgtattgctgcattctactaatatatgaaattgcccactgctttgcctgagaataacaattgcttgaccacaacaGTGCTGGAGGCGGCAAgggacaatggtctttcaaataaacctgttgtacatgaacaaatattatatcatgcgctgaccgtgccaaacgaaccagcgaagtcattgcataattgttatactaactatattcaatgtacctgaacaaaatgattttcaaacacgtgaccgacacatatgatgcggtggccagaagagtcaggtggtggttgacttctaagagggaaaaatgtcatgctttgttgttgggacaacgatacaaggattacgttataccgtgaagcaatcacatatcccatgtccgttatatccatccacttgtccacactaacctgaatgaaccaaacatacacatgtaagtaatttaaacattgttattaaaaaaaattaacctaaaaacatacctttgaaaagccatcaacaagtagagacaactttaattgttcaaatctctctgtgccaccaaagaggttcatgtactcatgcgaccacctgccaagttctttaatcaattcattacgcactaacggccacgaatcttcccccatacctaataaagcggcaatggaccgatatcgacagttaccgtccgctttcacatccacaacgtcacgaatgaaaccttgaaagaatgacgcaaattgatccaacatcaggatgatccttgttggctgaggcggttgagaacatgatgcacttcgtttcactggagagttgctgctttgaacagaatgaaaagcatcaacatactcccagtaagacggatcacgctttgtggatctttgacttcttttcattggtttcttcggtgcacctttagtgttgacctttgacggaggagggcacatagagttatgatcagggtatgcaatttctcgAAGTTTTCTCTTCAGAGTGACTTTGCCagccacatcaagttcatcaaaccttttagatatgatctctatctcttccttgatggtgacttTCGTCTCACATAACCCTCGATCTGAAAAGTaaagtctcctccaaaaaagatggactgactccaatgggatgattccagcagtatacctagaaagctcacatgcacaagaaagaccgtgcgtgcttctcatcacacaaccacaagaagagagattgtcgccgagataacgtagacggtcaaccgcagaagcaatctgatttaaagcatcccttgaaaccatcccaagaaacctcttgtataaggtttttttatatacatggccaatcacatgcgtactggtttcaaaggatgctttaatttcgacgTGTTGTAGCGTGattatgttgttcatggcatcccaaacactacgtaggtctccaacgctattttgtagtactcttttgagagcccaatgagctgattcaaccctacatttaaaatacacaacaaacatgaaaatatacaacaattaaataccatttaatactaatcgttactaacaaataaaatcagttcttaatacctgtttgttgttgtgttgcctaggtgcatgagcttattcgtccatgctgtaataaatttttccttgtaggggataatccatgtgtcgttaacatagtcaatgaacatcggccaaggcgaacaagcaacttgaaacttctgatgTGACTCATGGAACTCGTGTTCAGACgaacaatcaaccaaagtaccccagctatccattacatagtcccacgcatttttttccccgattaaagatttgcacttcgtcttcacattcttatcgatatgaaacctggacaacaaattagtagactcgggaaacacagttttcattgcattcatcagtgctaggtctctgtcagtgacaataacaagagggaggcgatcgtgtcttaaaaataggcctcaaaatcgttccaaagcccatacaatattattaacacgctcaggctccagatatgcaaacccagcagagaatgtcatcgccgttggtgtcactccaacaaagtcaagtagtgagagtctgtacctgtttgttttgtaggtactgtctataaaaaacaccagatgacatgcattgcataactttactgcatctgggtgacaccaaaacagatcacgcaccacaacttcatccttcaatctatgccaatgaatgtattgatcacgttcgagaagctttATCAGATActgcatttcggtatcagctcctcttatttAAGAACGacatgcacttcttgcattgtaaatttggtttatcgtggtgcaactgtcggcattgtgttccttcaacgttagcaagatgtttttcggtttcaccatcgactttgtcatatcagcaataattttcttttcttccttagtcaatcgcccgacgtatggatgtccaactaaggacttcgccaattcatgattgtgaatcccacagatcaacttcaccatccaaccttcccctccatgcactggtttcccacgaagcctgaagggacaaccacatttcctactcccggtgtcttttctaacaaattctttatttctacacttgtacatactactcctttcacacccaattaagacaaatgaacttcttcctctgctattggtctctgtgtcagacctcataatcactgcaacaaatccattttcatgggcaactgttcgagcccattgcaaaacatcatctcgagtagcgAATACCTACAATGCAAccctaacatattaattttcatacaaaccatcaattcaaccaaatgactcaaattatctatgattacctgagacgtattaaaagcatttgaacaatccacatgtggttcattcaccccacattcttcttgattatcataatcataatccatatgaacttcttgtgacatcgcaaagtcatacctccattgatcttcgtccatcttaaggacatatgcatcatacacatgtacattcaaattatcatataaccacatccaaaaatttactacaccttaaataacaaacatattaacagcacatatgcatcatacacaactatattcaaattatcatataaccacatccataAATTGACTACTTAttaactaacaactaatacaaatatattctaaatttataactacattatttacttaaactaaacttatcactataataaacaactaataaaacatttttgtaccattatacaattaagttacctaaatcatttaatattataccattatacctaattaaaacaataatccacaacatatatatatatatatatatatatatatatatatatatatatatatatatataattataaaacagaaataaaaaaaattgctaatttaacattccgaaagaccttcttccggaagtgacTAAGACCTATTCTTGAAGAAGTGCTTCTGGAAAACACTTCCgaaagaccttcttccggaatgggTCTTAGTAACCTCCGGAAAAAGTTCTTCCGAAAGTTACTAAGGactattccggaagaaggtcttctggaagcacttcttccggaataggccttagtaacttccggaagaaggtcttccggaagtgctcattccggaccttcctcctgctgtgcctaaaatttcttccggaTACAGTTTctactgtttttcttctctaaaaactagtcggaaaacgaaaaaaatactcataaatGCGTACCTCTGACGAAATAGGAAGAACAACCActaacaaaacttcaaatacggaacacgggaccaccaaa
This region includes:
- the LOC114370711 gene encoding uncharacterized protein LOC114370711 codes for the protein MQFADHLLPVGQLCLVPGQVSADYMEWFFRISHPFMTPTQAADQQRDAPAADPEDYIQTPSPQVPVAFDPPPYVDDYKGYEAIAQRLERVLNLRIVTAGTELYDIMQDYPTIARGGPSADVTVRARQRHRTDF